From Pseudomonadota bacterium, a single genomic window includes:
- a CDS encoding NADH-quinone oxidoreductase subunit C, with protein sequence MSMLAEIKEALSAVSPVTIKETDYKTKGYHLDVAAGPDQVVQCAEVLTGHGFFLEAITGVDWLGQVARMKEAKAKAAAAAAKKLAEAKAAAAEAGQEVPAAPEPVAVETVPEEELGEDPMEVVYDYNTTGGELCRVVVRCKVPRSKPELPTISAICSGANWHERETHDFFGIVFTGHPDLSPLLLPEDADFHPLRKDFTA encoded by the coding sequence ATGAGTATGCTTGCGGAAATCAAAGAGGCTCTCTCTGCGGTATCTCCCGTTACCATTAAAGAGACTGATTACAAGACAAAGGGATACCATCTGGATGTGGCCGCAGGGCCTGACCAGGTTGTTCAGTGTGCCGAAGTCCTGACCGGGCACGGATTTTTTCTCGAAGCGATAACCGGGGTTGACTGGCTGGGCCAGGTGGCGAGAATGAAAGAGGCGAAAGCCAAAGCGGCCGCTGCCGCCGCCAAAAAACTGGCAGAGGCGAAAGCGGCTGCAGCAGAGGCTGGCCAAGAAGTCCCGGCTGCACCGGAACCGGTTGCGGTTGAAACAGTGCCGGAGGAAGAGCTCGGTGAAGACCCGATGGAGGTTGTCTACGATTATAATACTACCGGGGGCGAGTTGTGCCGGGTTGTAGTCAGGTGCAAGGTGCCGCGCAGCAAACCGGAACTTCCCACCATCTCCGCCATCTGTTCAGGCGCCAACTGGCATGAGCGTGAAACCCACGATTTTTTCGGGATCGTTTTTACCGGTCATCCGGATCTTTCTCCTTTGCTTCTGCCTGAAGATGCTGACTTCCATCCTCTACGCAAGGATTTCACAGCATGA